From the Atribacterota bacterium genome, the window TAACCAAATAAATAATTTAACAATTATGTTATATAATATAGAATAAAAGGTATTCCAAGGTCTATAAATAGATGGTAAATATAAAGTCAGATTTATTTGGAACAACTCCGGAAGGAGAAAAAGTAGGAAGGTTTATTATTGAAAACTCCAGTGGCATTACTGCTAACATAATTACTCTGGGGAGTAATCTTATTTCACTTAAGATGCCGGATAGGAAAGGTAATATTAAAGAAATCACCCTGGGATTTGATAATTTGCCACAATATTTAACCAATAACTATTATTTTGGTGCTACTGTTGGTCGTTTTGCCAATCGTATTGCTGGTGGAATTTTCCAGCTGGACGGAGTAAGATACCATCTTGCCTGTAATGAGAAGGGATTAAATCATCTTCATGGCGGTAATAAAGGATTTGATAAAGTAATCTGGCAGGCAGAAGGCATTGAGGAAGTTAATTTAGCAGGAGTAAGATTATCCTATCTCAGCCCGGATGGAGAAGAAGGATACCCTGGAAATCTAGAAGTAGAAGCCCACTATAGCTTAAATGAAGATAATGAATTAAAAATAGAATATTTTGCCCGCACTGATAAACCCACTATAATAAATCTAACCAATCACACTTATTGGAATTTAGCTGGTGCAGGTTCTGGTACAGTTATGAATCACCAGTTAACCATAAAGTCTGATGAATACCTACCGGTTGATAATAATTTAATTCCAACTGGAGAAATCAAGAGTGTCCATGACACACCCCTGGATTTTACAAAGACAAAATTAATTGGTAGAAATTTTATGGAACTTAAGGGTGGTTATGATCATTGTTTTGTATTAAAATCATTAAACCATCAACTAAAGCTGGCTGCAATACTTCATGAACCAGAAAGCGGACGAACTATGAAAATCTTAACTACCAAACCAGGAATTCAATTTTATTCTGGAAATATGCTGGAAGATATCAGGAGTGCCGAAGGAGTATTATTTCAGAAATATGGCGGTTTATG encodes:
- a CDS encoding galactose mutarotase, with the translated sequence MVNIKSDLFGTTPEGEKVGRFIIENSSGITANIITLGSNLISLKMPDRKGNIKEITLGFDNLPQYLTNNYYFGATVGRFANRIAGGIFQLDGVRYHLACNEKGLNHLHGGNKGFDKVIWQAEGIEEVNLAGVRLSYLSPDGEEGYPGNLEVEAHYSLNEDNELKIEYFARTDKPTIINLTNHTYWNLAGAGSGTVMNHQLTIKSDEYLPVDNNLIPTGEIKSVHDTPLDFTKTKLIGRNFMELKGGYDHCFVLKSLNHQLKLAAILHEPESGRTMKILTTKPGIQFYSGNMLEDIRSAEGVLFQKYGGLCLETEYFPNAINEPGFISPILYPENVYHHITTYHFSIQ